The Halococcus saccharolyticus DSM 5350 genomic sequence GCATACAGTACCGTGGTGAACCCGAGCGAGCCAAGAATGCCGAGGGGAATATTCCGACTCGGATTCTCGATCTCCTCGGCGACGCTGGCCACCTTTGTCACGCCCGCATACGAGACGAACACGAGTCCAGTGGCTGCGAGAATCCCCCCAATACCGCCCTGGAAAAAGCCTGCGTAGTTTGCCGTCTGCACCGATGGAACCCCGCCGATCGCAAACCAGCCAAGCGCGACGAGCATGACAGCAACGATGGCAACCTGCACGCGGCCAGTCTGTTTGGCTCCAAACAGGTTAACAACAACGAGAATCACGGCGAGTGTGAGCGCCAGCGGGGTCGTAATCGTCGGAGGAACGTCAAACAGATAGAGGAGATACGGAACCCCGCCGACCAACGCCAGCCCGCCCTTGAACGACAGCGAGAACCATGTACCTATACCAGCGACGGTCCCCAAGAGCGGGCCCATGCCACGCTCGATAAAGACATAGGTGCCGCCAGATTCGGGCATCGCCGTCGCCATCTCGGATTTCGAGAGCGCCGCTGGGAGAACAACCAGCCCGGCGAGGATATAGGCGAGAACGACTGCTGGTCCCGCGTACCCGACTGCGACTGCAGGAAGAATGAAGATACCGCTCCCGATCATTGCACCGATACTGATAGCGAGGACCGAAACCAGCCCAAGGTCGCGTTCAAGTTCTTTGGGCACTACATGTCACCCCCGCTCCATCTGAGCGGACCCGTTCGTGTTTCGGGTCATCTGTCGACTCCTCGTGCTCCAAGTGTCGCTTCGCCGTATCCTCCTCTGTTTCCTGACCTAGCGAACGCTCGGTCTCGACTATCTCGGCGCCACGGCGTTGTCGGTCGAGTGCGCCGGCTAGCACGGTCGAGGCAGATACCGGTTCGATGCCAGCTGCAGTGAACGCCTCGACATTCTTGGGATCATTCACGAGTGCGATAACGCGCTCGGTCCGTCGGAGTTGGAGAAGCTGTGCGACCAGCAAGTTGTGGCTGTCCTTCTGCGAGGCAACGATAGCAGTACCCATCTCCTCGATGTCCTCGCGGTCGAGAGTGGCCGCCTCGCTCGGATCGCCCACCCGAGCGTCAGCACCCGCCTCTGCTGCATGTTCGACCGCGCGCTCATCCTCGTCGAGGAACACCACCGCGGCCGAGGTGCCGACGAGCTGACCCGCGAGCACCTCTCCTACGGCTCCGTCACCGCCGATTACCACGGTTTCACTGTTCATAACGAATCATTCCTAATATCTACTATTAGATCACGAACCGTGATAAGACACGCGCTTCTCTCACGTATACGTGATCGTAATCCCAAACATCATCGTTTGCTGACTTTTTCTGATTGTTCACATCAGGCCCCTTCTGACCGCTTCAGAAGGCGGCTAAGTTGATTCGTCATGTGTAGCTGTCTGCGAATTTTAGGCTATCGATATAGATTTCGAATACGTTTGTGCATGAGCAATCTACCTGACCGACCTCAGGTACCGAAGAGTTCCCCGCAGCGGTAATTCCTGAAACACACGCGCTGAGAGTCGGCATTGACGGCGATCCGTTCCCGATGATCGAGAACAGAAAAACAAGTCAAGCAAGCGGATTTCGCGAATTCGCCGTATCTCTCCGCAGCGGTTTCACCGACCATTGCCGACAGTGGCGGTCACAAGAACGGCGACCAGCAGGCCTGGTCCAACGGAGATCGCCAGCAGCTAACCACATTTGTCGACAAGCAGGCCAGCACCGCGATCGACCACATCGGGGAAGATCGAGAAGCAGCGATCAAAGCCTGTCGTGACCGTGCTCTGGTGTACCTCCTGTCGTACTCCGGAGTGCGTGGTGCGGAGGTCCTCCGCGATCGGAGCGACGAGCGACGTCAGGGGCTTCGTTGGGAGGACATCCACCTCGAAGACCGCTATGCGACAGTGTTCGCGAAAAAGCAGCGTCTCGACGATCGGGGTCTCCCCCAGCCAGCAATCCACCCACTACAGATGTGCGAGAAAATCCTTGACCCGCCGAACGAAAACTGGCCGGTGTTCCCCTCGTTTCATCGCCCGACGCTCTCGCAATATTTGACCGACGGGCTGACCGCCCGCGGGTACACCACAACGGAGATCGAAGAGCTGCACACGGACCGCTCGCAGATCGAAGTTTGCACCGAATTCGACGTCACGCCCCCGTCGATGACGACCGGTGCTGGGCGACACGTCCTCAAGCGGGTGTGTGATGAGGCAGGTATCGACCTCGGTGACGTCCACGCCTATCTGATGCCCCACGGCGCTCGCCGCGGTGCCGGTGAGGTTCTCGTCCGCACGTCCGGGCACGCGGCTGCCGCCCGAGCCCTCGACAACTCCGAAGAGGTCGTCCGCGAGCACTACTCGCACATCGAAGCCGGCGAGCTCGCCGACGAAATGACCAATGCGTTCGAAGAGGCGGATCAGCAGGGTGGTTGAAGAATTCCTGAGCAATCAGCGCAGCAATTCTTAATATACAACCGTCAAATAGTTCTTGTGATGTCCAGTGATCCGTTCAGACTGATCGGGCAGGCAGCGGAGTCCTATGGAATCACCCTCTCCGATGAGGCCCTCGAAGAGTATGCAGCCGAGTTTAACTCGATGCTGAAGGGGTACAAAGCTCTCGAAGCTACCGATCCTGTTGATGAGCCGGCGACCGATGTGAGCGAGGCTGACGACGATCTCAACGCACTCAGGCACACGTTCTCGCTTCCGATCGACGCGGAGAACGACTCGCTTGCAGACCTCGAACTCGGTGTCAAGGAGAACATCGCCGTTGCAGGGGTTCCGATGACCTGTGGTTCTGCAGCGCTCTCCTATACGCCCGAAACCAATGCTACGGTCGTCCGTCGGC encodes the following:
- a CDS encoding NAD(P)-binding protein, whose product is MNSETVVIGGDGAVGEVLAGQLVGTSAAVVFLDEDERAVEHAAEAGADARVGDPSEAATLDREDIEEMGTAIVASQKDSHNLLVAQLLQLRRTERVIALVNDPKNVEAFTAAGIEPVSASTVLAGALDRQRRGAEIVETERSLGQETEEDTAKRHLEHEESTDDPKHERVRSDGAGVTCSAQRT